Proteins encoded in a region of the Zea mays cultivar B73 chromosome 4, Zm-B73-REFERENCE-NAM-5.0, whole genome shotgun sequence genome:
- the LOC100193613 gene encoding uncharacterized protein isoform X1 gives MDAQPNWRGGPAATRISYKNATIVMCAFNLFVAALLLHNYYSSWTRIAGGNKLDSAQLRYIWESEELRRAMEPVDLIRRVKEIEQEAYGEHGMATDEDPKQTAAVDLSKRLKDLRAGNDGSSQKALEEWRKRKMERARQRAIEKNGTSSVKTK, from the exons ATGGACGCGCAGCCTAACTGGAGAGGTGGACCGGCGGCGACTAGGATATCGTACAAGAACGCCACCATCGTCATGTGCGCCTTTAACCTCTTCGTTGCGGCCCTCCTCCTCCACAACTACTACTCGTCCTGGACGCGTATCGCCGGAGGCAACAAGCTCGATTCTG CTCAGCTTCGGTATATATGGGAATCTGAGGAGCTGCGTCGTGCTATGGAGCCTGTGGATTTGATTAGAAGA GTGAAGGAAATTGAGCAAGAAGCTTATGGTGAGCATGGCATGGCGACAGATGAAGATCCTAAGCAAACTGCCGCTGTTGATTTATCAAAACGGCTTAAGGATTTGAGGGCAGGCAATGATGGCAGTAGCCAAAAAG CTCTCGAAGAATGGCGTAAACGGAAGATGGAGCGTGCAAGGCAGCGAGCCATCGAAAAGAATGGGACTTCTAGTGTGAAAACTAAATGA